ATGGGGTGTTCTTGATCGAGTGGATTTACGAATGAAACAGAAAAGAATGCACAGGTGGGTTGTTTTCGGTTGTGGGTGGAGTAGGGTGACGATTGTTGTTGTGGGTTTGAGGAGGGTGTTCATCTTAGGTGACGGGTTGATTGTCGGTGGTCAATGGTAAATAGAATAATAAAGGGGTGATAGTCGATTCTAGTTGCAACAGACGAAGCTAGTGAACCATGGTGAGGATTGGTGGAGGTCTCACATGGTGATTGTCTATGATGTGTGTTTGTATGGTGGTGGTGGAAGGATTACGGTGGTGAAGGTAATCGAAAACAGAAAATAGTTTAGTGATTGTTCAAAGGTGGTGATTAAAACGGGTTTGTGGTAGTTTGCGTTTGTCAACAATAGAAACGACACAGAATAGGAGATATAGAGGTGGTTTTATCTTGAGTGACGAATGATGTCTTGGTGAGGGTGGCCATGGGCTGTGAGGGTTGTATTGCTGAAGGTGTGATTTTGGTGATGATAGGGTGGCAGTTCAGTGATGGTGATCATCGAAATATAACTAGAATAGATGATGATCGGGTTGGTTTGTATTTGAAGTTTCTTGTGGGTTCAAAAAAATAATGGAATCGGTGGTGGGTTTAAGTTGGTGATCAATCGTGGTAATAACGTTTGGTTGTTTTGAAAACACAAAGTAATAGAAATATGGAGCAGTGGTGGGTGTGTGCTTATATATTATGCacatgtataattatatataactcATACTCCGTAATATATTAAGATGGTCTTAAGAAGAAACAAAACCAACAGTAAATCAATCAAGCACAGTAAAACTCAAATTAGGCACAGTATTAAACAGTAATATTAAATCTCGTGAAGTTTATTTGTTTGcatactaccgacagtttatctcggatggctatatcgtgtccgttgctaaacagttaatgtataaaagtgttcttaaaaatctcaaatttttagattaaatatatttaattatttcactcattaactgtttgaaacctgattaaaaaggttcgataattatttattttctgttccaatttatatgtacggagtactaatatttaaacttaaaaaggtaaaaatatttttaacaaatctaacatcttcataatcgatttacagttcaacttttattttagtccttcatgaacatgtaatatatctatattaaaactaacgaaacgtcaaccgagtgttactgacgtttactaattaggctcgaaatcattcattttcaatatacacattctatatatatatcaaatcttaattaacaagtttaagtaaataaatatattaattatattctttttaacaactaaatataatattatatatttacaagtaatatttatatatatatatatatatatatatatatatatatatatatatatatatatatatatatatatatatatatatatatatatatatatttaaatatatatgtaactattaacaaatagttgttcgtgaatcatcgggaatgtcgaaggtcaattgaatatatgaaacagttcaaaatttttgagatccaacctaacagactttgcttatcgtgttgaaaatacaatatcgtatcgagagtttgatttaaaattagtcaaaattttccgggtcactacattgggggtggacgtaggcagggttttgccgaaccacgttaaatcgttgtgttatcagttactttatttgctttctattatttctcgcaagtttgtctcaaacaaattatatcctcgcttccgctagtCTGGGTGCGTCAGACAAGTTttcataacaatatatatatatatatatatatatatatatatatatatatatatatatatatatatatatatatatatatatatataaaaccaaatATGACATACAAAAATCTAATATTACAATAATGACTTGCAGCCTTAAATAAATCGAGTTATAAGGTTGTAGGTGGTAAAACTAAGCACATTCAACCCACTGATCGATTAGTCTTTTATCTGATAAATTTTTTGACTCCTTCGAGATAAAAACATAATAACCCAAATCAACTCAGAGTATTAACAAATCAGAATCACACATTTAAATTAGGGTCTACTGAAAACGAAATTAATATAAAATCAATAAAAAAATCATAAATCAAATTCCACAATTCACGATTCAAGATAATAATATTTGTGAAAATTACATACCTGATCCAAAATCATCGAAAGAAAAACTGGTAAGGTTTGCTGAAATCGAAAGAATACTGATAACCGGATCGTTCGATTGACGATGAAAACGTAACTGGTAATATGAAACCATCTTCTTGACAGTAATCGAAGCCCTAATTTCTCAATAGTATGCAGTTCATGATGGTATGCAGAAATCACTGCCCTAATTGAAGCCCTAAGATGTTGACGATGGTACGTTATTGATCAGATGATATTGATGGTGATGGTGGTTTTCTAGGGTTTTCAATTTTGAGAGACAGAAAGAGTGTGAACGTGATTGAAACGTGATTTTGATTTAATCCGTTGTTTAAGGGGACCCCTGTCATTTTCTTATAATTAGTTAAAATAATCTGAAATTAGGAGAAAAAAGAATTAGCTGAGGATGAACGTGGTTGCGCCACGTGGATTTATGTTACCGATTTATGCATGTAGAtagaagatagatagatagatagatagatagatagatagatagatagatagatcgatctatctatctatctatctatacattatataaaacaTGTGCTATAATGTTGACGTGTCGTATTCTTATTGAAACTGCCACGTGTAATTCTATCGTTCTTCCAATTTATTAACTGAATTTTCTGAAATAAGGAAAGTATTATTCTAAATATAAATATACTtgctatattaattaataattttaataattaatatttttaaactaAGCAGTAATTGGGAATTCAAACACAACACCCattaaaaaataatattataattaatattatataattaataattaaacgcGGAAAAAATTGGGAATTCATGAAATTTCAATTTTATTAGGGTTAAAATGAGTAgaatatataatactttttaaattttaatttaaatccgAATAAAAAGAAACATATATTATGATAAAATCATATTTAgcggttttaattaataaataaccaTTTTAAATTTTTTTCACTCATTGTCATCTAACAAAAGTTTTTTACGGGCTCatatttaatgttttattgattatttgtcaattgaagttaaaatgattaTTTGATTGTCCTTATAAAAATTTTGATCTATGTTTATGTTTGCTCTTTTTCGTCCGAGATTTTTGACATAATGAAAATAATTCGTACTAAAAGCATATACAAATTTGAGATGTACCTGAAAACTATTATTTAACGATCGGTACTAAAGCAACTTTTTACGGGTTCATGTTtggtgttttatcgattatttTGTCAGTTGAAGTTAAAATGGTtccaacggacgggctcataatCTACCCGTTATTATTCAATAttaatgttttcgatacaaatgttatcgGTGATAAAACATTTTTTTCattataattgtattatacatttggtgAGTATGTATACTAACGTTATTGTATACCAATTTATATAagtgtcgtgcaacgcacgggctcataaaactagtagatAGATATAGAAGATTGGGAGTATATAGATAGAAGATTATAATTATTGTTAACGTTAATTGTGATTGttaattacagtattattattactgtatctaaaaaaaaaaaaaaatcaaatcggGTGACCATTACAAAAAGCCCAAATTAAAAAGTCCAAATCGATATCAACGAATTGGTTCACCGTCACACAAGAGTTCAACacgataataaaaaataaaaatcccAAATAAAACTTTCAATTTCAATCCTCTCGttcctctctctctatatatattacgtataacgCCGCTCACAGCCTTACTTTTCCGACCACCGTCCGGACTCCTCCTTCGATCACATCCTCTGGCACCGCTATTGTTTCATTCCCTTTCGCCACTACATCATCTTCCAGCCGACATCATGTACGTTATCCTTATTCTATATATTTCAATTTCTAGGGTTTTATATCTGTTTTTGCTGTTATATGCATTCATATAATctgaattaatattagtattagtataataatTAGTATACTAGTTTAATTATATCAGATACTGTGAAATTTTAAACATATGTGAATTTTTTTTCATTCTTCCATATATAATTTAGCAATCCTCTACCACGTGGTCAAAATAGTCAAAATTAGAATAGTTTAGctgatcatcataatcataattgataatactgatcatatacatagtactgtatatgtatattttatttgctaaagtcTAAAAACAGAAGTTACGCGAAGAATATTCGAAAGGTttggaatattcgctgaaaataaagataGCGGTTCAGTTTTCGCGCTAATAAGACTGCGGGTCACTTCgctaagtttccgcggatagttaagcaatCCGCAGATCGCGGAtacttcgaatactataaatagggagcatggcctctcatttataggttgttgattttctgcccatttgcccaagcctttgtgattttcacttgtgactttgcccaaggaatttctacattgtgctaaggtgaattatgctaattgacaatcaagaccgggtcgggtggttgatcacttgattgataaagtgaaagacgatcatcggggcccaaaataatcatcaaacatcccatcctccatcttaatctcattgcactcaatccgtcaatccgtaattaagtaactcattaattaaggattgatcaaataCAACAAATTTCAACCTATTGATGTTACATTTTATCCATTGGTTGCAAATAAACAAAACACCAATGAAATCCTTTTATATCATTATCAGTTATATTTATTATAACCAATCAAAGATAGTTGTATGATGCAGATCTATATTAATAAAAAACACAAAATGTCAGTATACAAATTAATAAATGCGGATACATAATCATACAATCATACTCTGAAATAACAACATACTAATTTTATTCTGATAGTATGACCGAAGTAATTATCATACATGTTTTAGTATCATGAATTTGCATTAGACGTCGCTAGACATGTAATAGCCTTAACTCGGAAACATAGACAATACAAATCATTCCATAAACTTATTATTTTAGCTGCTTATCGAAAGTTTAATTGTCGTGTAAAATAGCGTTCATAATCTATTAAAATGCATTATTAAAGTTCCATTATTTGTTTtagaaaaaaatatattatattctAGCAGTGAAAGCCTAACCCAACTTGACCAGTCTGACTAACCCATTTTGCCACCATAAGGTCTATGTGTAGCTTTTGTTCCACTCCGAAGCTAACCTGAAATTATTCTCGTAACTCGCAGTTTGTAAGTAGTCCATTTCCTGATAGCGTAATACATGAAAAAATTAAGATTTAAGAAACATTCCATTTTAGTAGTCCACTTATTATGCAATTCACGAATGCACTTCCATATGTTAATACCTATTAGTATGATTTCATAGCTTCCATATGTTAATGCTCAATAGTCAATAGTAtgattttatataaaattattGCATAGTCAGGGCTCCCAATGCTTATTACtaaaaaattaatcataaattTACTCATGATCTCAATAATTAGTAGTATATATATGCTACCTCGTCGTCAATGAGCAGAGAAATTAATCATCAATCTCTCTTCTTGATGTGGTTAATGCACAACGATAACCTAACAGACAATTCCCAATCCAATTTAAATAATATTTTAGTAAATAAACCCTAATACAATTCCTATGATGAACCTTAAACTGATGAACGAAACTGATTTCAATTTATAGGCAAGCTCCAGAGTgtgaatctaccatttgaatttatttaataaaagGAATGATTGTTGAATGATTTGTGAGCAGTGTAGGCGTTAGGGCACAAAGGGATTTGTGAATGAATTGTGATTCCTGATGCGTGTTTAAGATATAAAGTCTTTTGATATAACTATTTGcaaagaattcaaggaatttagatccGATGATCATTGATTTAACGTGGCTTTGTAATCTAAGGGTCAATATTTTgccatgtcaacttttgatgaatttGTTTTGCTAATTATCACTTTGTTATAATATATAGAGACGATAGGCATACGTATATACTATTAAATATGTAATCAACAACAGATTGGAACATGTGGATTACTAGACTAATAATTTACTGTTATTGCAGAATCTAGGGCTAGCAATACAGCTTGATTTACTGATTTGCCACTGTTAAAATGGATGAAAAACAAGAACAACAGCAGCAGAAACAAGAAGAAGTACCAAAATCAGAACAAGCAGTGTGTAACTTTTTTCGTAAACCTTCCAGAAACAAAAATATACGAAAAAGAGGTCACGAAGACAAATCGGATGAACAAGAGGAACCATCTGTTGTGATTAACAAGAAAAAGTCTGTTGCACCAGATAATAAGTTGCATTTTGCTACTGCATCGTCTAAGCGATCTACTACATCAGAGCAACAAGAAGCAGATACAAAAGCAACGGTGTTTCAGTTCGATTCTTCGAATGAAATTCAAGTTCAGAATGATAATAGAGCGACTGCGACACTCGAAACCGAGACGGATTTCTCGAGCGATGCGAGGGCTATCAGGGAAAGAGTTCTTAAACAAGCGACTGAGGCTTTAAAAGGGAAGGGTGATAATAAGGGTGATGATGAGAAGTTGTATAAAGGTATTCATGGGTATACGGATTATAAGGCCGGTTTTAGAAGAGAACAAACGGTTGCTAGTGAGAAAGCGGGCGGGTCACATGGACCTTTGAGAGCTTCTGCACATATTAGGGTTTCTGCAAGATTTGATTATCAGCCAGATATTTGTAAGGATTATAAGGAGACAGGGTATTGTGGGTATGGTGATTCATGTAAGTTTATGCATGATCGTGGGGATTACAAGTCGGGATGGCAGATGGAGAAAGAGTGGGATGAAGCTGAAAAAATACGAAAGAGGAGATTGGCTACGAaaggtgatgatgatgaagatgatgatgatcagGAAGATATTGAGGATGATGAAGATGGACTTCCGTTTGCCTGTTTTATCTGTCGGCGTCCGTTTGTTGACCCTGTTGTGACTAAATGCAAGCATTATTTCTGTGAGCATTGTGCCTTAAAGGTTTGATTCTTCATGCCATCTGTTTTACATTATTGGTACACTTGAATTTGCTTTACAAAGTAGCATAAGTAGCATAATGTTATTATGTATTGTGCCATATACTTCTCATATATTTATTAACTTAAAGACGAGACGTATGTCCATACAAGATATGAAATATATATGTAGATTGATTGATGGATGTAAGTTTTAATTGTATAAATTAAACTTGAGTTTGAAACCATCATATTAAATGTAAGGAAATATGTAAGACATGCTAAACTTTGTTATTATATTCAAGGGGAATATTGTTAAGCATGCTATTCTTTGTTTAATTAAACTTCTGCATGCCCCCAGTACAAATTCCATATTGTTTTGCCATTTTAATATCTCATTtcttaaccttttttttttttttttttttttaatttctaacATGCAGCATCATTCCAAGAAGAAAAAATGCTACGTGTGCGACCAGCCTACTCTTGGGATATTCAACACTGCACATGAAATACGAAAGAGGATGAATGCTGAAAAGAAATAAACATGTAACTAAAAATTTACATCTTTGAACTATGGTACTGATTACATACTTTGCTAGTACTTTTATGCAAATTCTAAGCTCTGCCTTTTAATGTTAAATTTTGTACTTGACGTAGTTTCACCTTTGAGCTACTGGTCCTCGCTTGACACAGAAATTTAAACAGCGTAGTTTGTAACAAAGGATCGTCTTACATGTGACATGATATGGATTGTTTACAACCATATTGTTTTTCAATTACTTCTGTCCTTTTCGATTAATGAAATTTTAGAGGTATACATTAGGTTTACATTCTAATGGTTGATTTAAATGTGTGTGCTTTTTTTGACAATTCGCACAGTGAACTTTGCTATGTGACCAATAAGTTAGTAAGACATAGAATCGCAATAGTAGATTTGGAATATCTTAACTAAATAAATATCGGGGattcattattaatatttaaatattggaGAACATAATTTACAATAATGCTATTAGGTGAACAGCTTTAAAGCCAAACctcttatgaacatcatcactgttAGGTTAGTTTTACTTTCCACTACATAAGATCTTTTACTTCACACAACCTCGGTAGTAATCAGCCTCTTTTGATCCATAACCGACAACTTTTTCTCTTTAAGTTTGGTTTCTTGACTCCAATAATGTGGAGATTGTGAAGTCAATAATGGCCACAACAAGTTCTTCTGTTCTCTAGGTTTTCTGATGAATGTCTTTGTGTGTTGTCTTATAATCCCGTTTACCGCCTTTAGGTAGTTGCTTGAATCATGGTCTCTTAGGATCGTACCATCTGACCCGTAAGCTGTAGGATGTTGTAATGTTTCTATTGGGTGTGGTGAGTTTAAAAAGGTTCGAATAGCAGCTTTGGTGGGACCACGATGTGTATTCTCCATTGCGTATAGCGCACTTCCGGGAGGGAGTAACGGATGATGTGGCGACGATTTCTCGTCAGGTTGGAGTATAAACATTTTCCCTAGTGGTGTATATAACAGACTCTGCATACACAAGTAAACATTGAGGATTAAATtagatttatataatataatactccctccgtcctaaAATAACTATGTcatttgacttttcaaagtctttctttaATAATTTTtggctttaaatatttttgtttgtgctattttatatttgatgaaaattatatgaatcgATTCGGTTTTATAATATGTTTATATTGATATAATTTTcatcaatcaaatattatataacacaaacaaaaatatttaaattcAAGTAAAACAAAGACAAAAATGTCAAAGCGGTACAGTATTTTTTGGACGGTAATTTGAGTGCAGTACATGTGGGACAAGGGAGACGTAAAGTATACTTACGCTTC
The window above is part of the Rutidosis leptorrhynchoides isolate AG116_Rl617_1_P2 chromosome 1, CSIRO_AGI_Rlap_v1, whole genome shotgun sequence genome. Proteins encoded here:
- the LOC139872917 gene encoding zinc finger CCCH domain-containing protein 1, coding for MDEKQEQQQQKQEEVPKSEQAVCNFFRKPSRNKNIRKRGHEDKSDEQEEPSVVINKKKSVAPDNKLHFATASSKRSTTSEQQEADTKATVFQFDSSNEIQVQNDNRATATLETETDFSSDARAIRERVLKQATEALKGKGDNKGDDEKLYKGIHGYTDYKAGFRREQTVASEKAGGSHGPLRASAHIRVSARFDYQPDICKDYKETGYCGYGDSCKFMHDRGDYKSGWQMEKEWDEAEKIRKRRLATKGDDDEDDDDQEDIEDDEDGLPFACFICRRPFVDPVVTKCKHYFCEHCALKHHSKKKKCYVCDQPTLGIFNTAHEIRKRMNAEKK